The following proteins come from a genomic window of Syngnathus acus chromosome 15, fSynAcu1.2, whole genome shotgun sequence:
- the rgra gene encoding retinal G protein coupled receptor a gives MVSSYPLPEGFSEFDVFSLGSCLLVEGLMGFFLNAVTITAFLKVRELRTPSNFLVFSLAMADMGISMNATIAAFSSFLRYWPYGSEGCQTHGFQGFMTALASIHFIAAIAWDRYHQYCTRTKLQWSSAVTLVIFIWLFSAFWSAMPLIGWGEYDYEPLRTCCTLDYSKGDRNYVSYLIPMSVFNMVVQVFVVMSSYQSIAQKFKKTGNTKFNPNTPLKTMLLCWGPYGLLAFYAAVENANLVSPKLRMMAPILAKTSPTFNVFLYALGNENYRGGIWQFLTGEKIEVPQVDNKSK, from the exons ATGGTCTCGTCGTATCCTTTACCGGAGGGCTTCTCCGAGTTTGATGTCTTCTCCCTGGGATCGTGCCTTCTGGTCGAGG GTCTGATGGGGTTCTTCTTAAACGCGGTCACCATCACCGCTTTCCTCAAAGTGAGAGAGCTGAGGACCCCAAGCAATTTCCTGGTGTTCAGTTTAGCCATGGCCGACATGGGCATCTCCATGAACGCCACCATTGCGGCTTTCTCCAGTTTCCTCAG GTACTGGCCGTATGGCTCTGAGGGATGTCAGACTCACGGATTCCAGGGTTTCATGACAGCTCTCGCCAGCATCCACTTCATCGCTGCCATCGCCTGGGACAGATATCACCAGTACTGCACAA GGACAAAGCTGCAGTGGAGCAGCGCCGTCACTTTGGTCATCTTCATCTGGCTCTTCAGCGCCTTCTGGTCGGCCATGCCTCTCATCGGCTGGGGCGAGTACGACTACGAGCCCCTCAGGACCTGCTGCACTTTGGACTACAGCAAGGGCGACAG GAATTACGTCTCCTATTTGATCCCCATGAGCGTTTTCAACATGGTCGTCCAAGTGTTTGTCGTTATGTCCTCCTACCAGTCCATTGCACAGAAATTCAAGAAGACTGGAAACACAAAG TTCAATCCAAATACTCCCCTTAAAACCATGCTGCTGTGCTGGGGACCCTACGGCCTACTGGCCTTCTACGCTGCAGTGGAGAACGCTAACCTGGTCTCACCCAAGCTGAGGATG ATGGCCCCCATCCTGGCCAAGACCTCCCCCACCTTTAACGTTTTCTTGTACGCTTTGGGGAACGAGAACTACCGAGGAGGAATCTGGCAGTTCCTCACTGGGGAGAAGATCGAAGTGCCTCAAGTTGACAACAAGTCCAAATAA
- the slc18a3a gene encoding probable vesicular acetylcholine transporter-A, whose product MNPEVSAGKAPNLAQMAASKLSQMGDRTKELGSAMQEPTRQNRIILVIVCVVLLLDNMLYMVIVPIIPDYLRDLQQAAERAQTPAPPTHGNSSNISAHQRASTGEDNYDLQIGVLFASKAIVQLLVNPLSGTFIDRVGYDIPLVIGLSIMFLSTLIFAFAENYVTLFVARSMQGIGSAFADTSGIALIADRYTEEAERSKALGIALAFISFGSLVAPPFGGILYEFAGKRVPFLILSAVCLVDGVMCLVVLKPFSNRERANMPVGTPIYRLMMDPYIAVVAGALTICNIPLAFLEPTIATWMEETMSASQWEKGMTWFPAFFPHVLGVFLTVKLAAKYPHLQWFYGAIGMVFIGASSCTVPACKNFGELMIPLCGICFGIAFVDTALLPTLGFLVDVRHVSVYGSVYAIADISYCVAYAMGPVVAGKIVHDLGFVQLNLGMGLANVLYAPALLLLKNVSQMRPSRSERNILLEDGPTGLYDTIKMEQKEKKRKGLCTTVNENGIETFVQRSFSEEESSGGEYA is encoded by the coding sequence ATGAACCCGGAGGTAAGCGCAGGAAAAGCTCCGAACTTGGCGCAAATGGCCGCCTCCAAACTCTCCCAGATGGGGGACAGAACTAAAGAGCTCGGCAGCGCCATGCAAGAGCCCACTCGACAGAACCGCATCATCCTGGTCATCGTGTGCGTGGTTCTGCTTCTGGACAACATGCTCTACATGGTTATCGTGCCCATCATCCCGGACTACCTGCGGGATCTGCAGCAGGCGGCGGAGCGCGCGCAAACTCCAGCGCCTCCGACGCACGGCAACTCCAGCAACATCAGTGCGCACCAACGCGCCTCCACTGGCGAGGACAACTATGACTTGCAGATTGGAGTGCTGTTCGCCTCCAAAGCCATCGTGCAGCTGCTCGTCAACCCCCTGAGCGGCACTTTCATCGACCGGGTGGGTTACGACATCCCACTGGTGATCGGCCTGAGCATCATGTTCTTGTCCACGCTCATTTTCGCCTTCGCGGAGAACTACGTTACGCTGTTCGTGGCGCGCAGCATGCAAGGCATTGGCTCGGCCTTCGCGGACACGTCGGGCATCGCGCTCATCGCCGACCGCTACACGGAGGAGGCGGAGCGCAGCAAGGCACTGGGCATTGCGCTGGCCTTCATCTCCTTCGGGAGCCTGGTGGCGCCCCCCTTCGGCGGGATTCTGTACGAGTTCGCCGGCAAGCGCGTGCCCTTTCTCATCCTGTCCGCCGTGTGCCTGGTGGATGGGGTCATGTGCCTCGTGGTGCTCAAGCCCTTCTCCAACCGGGAACGGGCCAACATGCCAGTGGGGACGCCTATCTACCGGTTGATGATGGACCCGTACATTGCGGTGGTGGCCGGAGCGCTGACCATCTGCAACATCCCGCTGGCCTTCCTGGAACCCACCATCGCCACGTGGATGGAGGAAACCATGAGCGCCTCCCAGTGGGAGAAGGGCATGACGTGGTTCCCCGCCTTCTTCCCGCACGTGCTGGGGGTCTTCCTCACCGTCAAGCTGGCCGCCAAGTACCCGCACCTGCAGTGGTTCTACGGCGCCATCGGCATGGTGTTCATCGGGGCCAGCTCGTGCACGGTGCCGGCGTGCAAGAACTTTGGCGAGCTGATGATACCGCTGTGCGGGATCTGTTTCGGCATCGCCTTCGTGGACACGGCCCTGCTGCCCACGCTGGGCTTCCTGGTGGACGTGCGCCACGTGTCCGTGTACGGCAGCGTTTACGCCATCGCCGACATCTCCTACTGCGTGGCCTACGCCATGGGGCCGGTGGTGGCCGGCAAGATTGTGCACGACCTGGGCTTCGTGCAACTCAACCTGGGCATGGGCCTAGCCAACGTGCTCTACGCGCCcgccctgctgctgctgaagaaCGTGTCGCAGATGAGGCCGTCGCGCTCGGAGAGGAACATACTGCTGGAGGACGGCCCCACGGGACTGTACGACACCATCAAAATGGagcagaaggagaagaaaaggaaaggcCTGTGCACCACCGTGAACGAGAACGGCATCGAGACGTTCGTGCAGCGCTCCTTCTCTGAGGAGGAGTCCTCGGGTGGCGAGTATGCGTGA
- the chata gene encoding choline O-acetyltransferase — MSHLNQEPSKQPKATASVPKLPLPELKETLDTYLRCMKHLLSEERFQETQRAVKRFGAPGGVGELLQRKLVERREEKANWVYEYWLNDMYLNNRLALPVNSSPAMVFPRQTFKAPFDSLRFAANLISGILEYKSLLDAGALPVDYARGQLAGTPLCMEQYYRMFSAYRLPGRERDVLVVHDGSAVPEAGHIIVACKNQFFVLDVVINSRRLNKQDLLTQLEKIIKMADDEDERQPPIGLLTSDGRTEWAESHRELFRESTNRNSLDLMERCLCLVCLDDDSKAELSDSARAMLMLHGGGAAVNGGNRWYDKSTQFVVGADGCCGVVCEHSAFEGIVLVHFTEYLLQYMLGSPSKLVPAASVSELPAPRRLRWKCNPLMHKFLNSSADRLRRLVKNLDMKVHKFRHYGKEMIKLLNMSPDAFIQVALQLAYYRCHGRAVSTYESASTRRFKDGRVDNIRSATPEALDFVRAMTDGNVSNCDAKMELLRTAISAQTKISTLAIVGMGIDNHLLGLREMAKDLKMETPEIFRDEAYRISHEFILSTSQVPTTVEMFCCYGPVVPNGYGVCYNPQSDHFVFCVSSFSESQHTCSSQFVKSLERGLLDMRDLCHKYKSREPRQGPTPTEMPAQRSKNQEAVTLVKTMSQTKLQP; from the exons ATGTCCCATCTCAACCAAGAGCCTTCCAAACAACCCAAGGCCACTGCT AGTGTGCCCAAACTGCCGCTGCCTGAGTTAAAAGAAACTTTAGACACTTACCTGAGATGCATGAAACACCTGCTCAGTGAGGAACGCTTCCAAGAAACCCAGCGGGCGGTCAAGCGCTTTGGCGCCCCCGGAGGTGTGGGAGAGCTACTGCAACGCAAGCTGGtggagaggagggaggaaaaggCCAACTGG GTGTACGAGTACTGGTTGAACGACATGTACCTCAACAACAGACTGGCGTTGCCGGTTAACTCCAGTCCCGCCATGGTGTTCCCACGCCAGACTTTCAAAGCTCCCTTCGATTCTCTGAG GTTTGCTGCCAATTTGATCTCAGGAATTCTGGAGTACAAAAGTTTGCTTGATGC AGGTGCGTTACCTGTGGACTACGCCCGAGGTCAACTTGCCGGAACGCCTCTTTGTATGGAGCAGTACTATCGGATGTTCAGCGCCTACCGTCTGCCGGGCCGTGAGAGGGATGTTCTCGTGGTGCACGACGGTAGCGCCGTGCCAGAAGCAGGACATATTATTGTGGCTTGTAAAAACCAG TTTTTCGTACTGGACGTGGTGATCAATTCCCGCCGCCTGAACAAGCAAGACCTCCTGACCCAGCTGGAGAAGATCATAAAAATGGCTGACGATGAAGACGAGCGGCAGCCGCCGATCGGTCTTCTCACCTCCGACGGCCGAACGGAGTGGGCGGAGTCTCACAGAGAACTCTTCAGAG AGTCGACCAACAGGAACTCTTTGGACCTGATGGAGCGCTGCctttgtttggtgtgtcttgACGACGACAGCAAGGCCGAGTTGAGCGATTCTGCTCGGGCCATGTTGATGCTGCACGGGGGAGGAGCAGCCGTTAACGGGGGCAACCGGTGGTACGACAAGAGCACGCAG TTTGTTGTAGGGGCTGACGGCTGCTGCGGAGTTGTGTGCGAGCATTCGGCGTTCGAAGGGATCGTTCTGGTGCACTTTACGGAGTATCTTCTCCAATATAT GCTCGGCAGCCCCTCCAAGTTGGTCCCGGCCGCAAGTGTGAGCGAGCTGCCAGCCCCAAGACGACTCCGCTGGAAATGTAACCCGCTCATGCACAAATTCCTCAACTCATCTGCTGACAGACTCCGCAG GCTTGTCAAGAATCTCGACATGAAGGTCCACAAATTCCGCCATTACGGGAAAGAAATGATCAAGTTGCTCAATATGAGTCCAGATGCCTTCATCCAGGTGGCTCTTCAGTTGGCCTACTACAG ATGTCACGGCAGAGCAGTTTCCACCTATGAGAGCGCCTCCACACGTCGTTTCAAAGACGGCCGAGTGGACAACATTCGCTCGGCCACGCCGGAAGCCCTGGACTTTGTTCGAGCAATGACTGACGGGAATGTGAGCAATTGT GATGCAAAGATGGAGTTGTTACGAACCGCCATATCAGCACAGACAAAGATTTCGACACTG GCTATCGTGGGGATGGGAATCGACAATCACCTATTGGGATTGCGCGAGATGGCAAAAGATCTGAAGATGGAGACACCGGAGATCTTTCGAGATGAGGCCTATCGCATCAGTCATGAGTTTATTCTCTCCACAAGTCAG GTCCCCACCACTGTTGAGATGTTCTGCTGCTACGGACCGGTGGTACCGAACGGATACGGAGTGTGCTACAATCCACAGTCGGACCATTTTGTCTTCTGCGTGTCCAGCTTTAGCGAGAGTCAACACACGTGCTCGTCACAGTTTGTCAAAAGTCTGGAGCGGGGGTTATTAGACATGAGGGATTTGTGCCACAAATACAAGTCCCGTGAGCCGAGACAGGGTCCGACCCCCACGGAGATGCCGGCACAACGGAGCAAGAATCAGGAAGCGGTAACACTTGTGAAGACAATGAGCCAAACTAAACTTCAGCCTTGA
- the lrit2 gene encoding leucine-rich repeat, immunoglobulin-like domain and transmembrane domain-containing protein 2 isoform X2, whose protein sequence is MQTMDRICYLLVIVLFYFQRSESFSQCLRGCSCIEDRHGRSLICMEENTFGVTPENIPHDMTKIRIEKSHFTEIKRGAFIRASGLENLWLNFNDITLINSKALEGLGNLTELRLEGNKLRSVPWTAFEDTPSLKILDLKHNQLDVLPEHALKNLPHLTYLDLSFNRLTVISKEVFQNWPLYQKLQSEEKQEASSSGPNVVLALHDNAWLCDCRLKGFVEFTRSLSPPIILMNSYLTCSGPDFRAGKFFHEVELQACVKPVVTTSLANLSLPLGTNITLRCLAKARPEPAVWWTYGLKIIRGFHESQERVDEDTIRSLLVIPSVHLADRGVYTCSAVNFIGNSSANIQVDILSPDGAQSAPLPHLPADDENIYIDIRIAKQTVRGIAVEWFAVLDHPDQTWFTVHLGQANSDKKETISIGPGIRSYSVSDLMPATKYEICVTLKNQTPRPGQCLVFVTGSDITEMEQREKLIHIVVIVLAMVLAVPIGMYACTTDTKFTCLESLMAFWKRQRSERGSAGLERERNGTFDSLQAASDEGLVRKESSEDRKGGRFVDTV, encoded by the exons ATGCAGACTATGGACAGGATTTGTTACCTGCTTGttatagttttattttatttccaaagaTCTGAAAGTTTCTCTCAGTGTTTGCGAGGGTGCAGCTGTATAGAAGACCGTCATGGAAG GTCCCTCATATGCATGGAGGAGAACACGTTTGGAGTCACACCAGAGAATATTCCCCATGATATGACCAAAATCAGAATAGAAAAATCCCACTTCACTGAAATCAAGCGCGGGGCTTTCATCAGAGCGTCCGGCTTGGAGAACCTGTGGTTGAACTTCAACGACATCACCCTGATTAACTCGAAGGCTTTGGAAGGTTTAggcaacctcactgagctccgCCTAGAAGGGAACAAGCTGCGCTCCGTACCATGGACAGCGTTCGAGGACACCCCGAGTCTAAAGATCCTGGACCTGAAGCACAACCAGCTAGATGTGCTGCCAGAACATGCGTTAAAAAATTTGCCCCATCTGACTTACTTAGACTTATCCTTCAATCGGCTTACGGTCATATCCAAGGAGGTCTTCCAAAACTGGCCTCTGTACCAAAAACTGCAGAGCGAGGAGAAGCAAGAGGCAAGCTCTTCCGGGCCGAACGTCGTCTTGGCGCTCCACGACAATGCCTGGCTATGCGACTGCCGACTCAAGGGCTTCGTGGAGTTCACCCGCTCCCTCAGCCCCCCGATTATCCTGATGAACTCCTACTTGACCTGCTCCGGTCCGGACTTTAGGGCCGGCAAGTTCTTTCACGAGGTGGAGCTGCAGGCTTGTGTGAAGCCCGTGGTCACCACCTCGTTGGCCAACCTCAGCCTACCGCTGGGCACCAACATCACGCTGCGCTGCCTCGCCAAAGCTAGGCCAGAACCTGCAGTGTGGTGGACATATGGTCTGAAGATAATCAGAGGATTTCATG AGTCTCAGGAGAGGGTGGATGAAGACACCATCAGATCCCTCTTGGTGATCCCGTCGGTCCATCTGGCCGATCGGGGCGTCTACACGTGCAGTGCTGTCAACTTCATCGGAAACTCCTCGGCCAACATCCAGGTGGACATCCTCTCTCCGGATGGCGCCCAGTCGGCGCCTCTTCCCCACCTCCCAGCAGATGACGAGAACATCTACATCGACATCCGCATCGCCAAACAGACGGTGCGTGGCATCGCCGTCGAGTGGTTTGCCGTCTTGGACCACCCTGACCAGACGTGGTTCACCGTCCATTTGGGCCAAGCCAACAGTGACAAGAAGGAGACTATCTCCATCGGCCCGGGCATCCGTTCGTACTCCGTCTCTGACCTGATGCCCGCCACCAAATACGAAATCTGCGTGACGCTCAAGAACCAGACGCCGCGGCCAGGCCAGTGCTTGGTGTTTGTCACGGGAAGCGACATCACGGAGATGGAGCAGCGGGAGAAGCTGATCCACATCGTGGTGATCGTACTGGCCATGGTTCTGGCCGTGCCCATCGGCATGTACGCCTGCACCACCGACACCAAGTTCACCTGCCTGGAAAGCCTGATGGCGTTTTGGAAGAGGCAACGCAGCGAGAGAGGATCGGCCGGCTTGGAGCGCGAGAGGAACGGCACCTTCGACAGCCTGCAGGCGGCCAGCGACGAGGGCCTGGTCCGGAAAGAGTCCAGTGAGGACAGGAAG GGCGGGAGATTTGTTGACACGGTGTGA
- the lrit1a gene encoding leucine-rich repeat, immunoglobulin-like domain and transmembrane domain-containing protein 1a, which yields MFLVLVLGLYVAAGGLFSPVSGCPSQCSCFYHNLSDGSKARSVICNDPEISLVPVGFPVDTSKLRIEKTAIQRIPSEAFNYLSGLEFLWMSFNALSVLGADSFRGLFNLEELRLDGNALAAFPWESLTDMPSLRLLDLHNNQLTSLPVEATTHIRNLTYLDLSSNSLLTLPISVLANWLAAKPVQGPESSKMILGLHDNPWACDCRLYDLVQFQKSPTLAVAFIDTRLRCSSPESVSGVLFSDAELRRCQPPQIHTAVARVRSAVGNNVLLRCGTIGVPIPDLTWRRADKRVLNGTVQQETSKDGITWSILSVPAVSYRDSGKYICKATNYAGNAEAVISLVVSNSPKQEGNQTGNEKKAKVKKSNPVGKAAYQEKLVARYVVPTSLPTSPPPVLDPVLPLEIADPSLDNPGLSPDPSASSNSDTLLDLEKTNLSNLAANTSSLQQDPDRVVRSVKVVGDTDNTISLNWRAPKAKNTTAFSVLYAVFGERDMRKINVGAGQNRVTIEGLVPRTKYIACVCVRGLIPKKEQCVIFSTDEAASATGTQKLINVIVITVACIIAVPLTVIVCCGALKRRIQKYWGKKSKDIQDSYVTFETLSPGTKAKGLEGEYLNRLNPEESNRLLSARSSLDSEATAKIEGQPNEYFC from the exons ATGTTCCTCGTCTTGGTGCTGGGGCTCTACGTGGCCGCGGGTGGACTTTTCTCCCCGGTGAGCGGCTGCCCATCCCAGTGCAGCTGTTTTTACCACAACCTGAGTGACGGCTCCAAGGCCAG GAGTGTGATTTGCAATGACCCCGAGATCTCGCTGGTGCCTGTCGGGTTCCCGGTGGACACGTCCAAGCTTCGCATCGAGAAGACAGCCATCCAGCGGATACCGAGCGAAGCCTTCAACTACCTCTCGGGTTTGGAGTTCTTGTGGATGTCTTTCAACGCGCTGTCCGTGCTGGGCGCCGACAGCTTCCGCGGACTCTTCAACCTGGAGGAGCTGCGCCTGGACGGCAACGCGCTGGCCGCCTTCCCTTGGGAGTCGCTCACTGACATGCCCAGTCTGAGACTTCTGGACTTGCACAACAACCAGCTCACCTCGCTTCCGGTGGAGGCCACCACACACATCAGGAACCTCACCTACCTGGACTTGTCCAGCAACAGTTTGCTGACGCTGCCCATCTCCGTGCTGGCCAACTGGCTTGCGGCCAAACCCGTCCAAGGGCCCGAGAGCTCCAAAATGATCCTGG GTCTCCATGACAACCCTTGGGCGTGCGACTGTCGCTTGTACGACCTGGTCCAGTTCCAGAAGTCTCCCACTCTGGCTGTGGCGTTCATCGACACCAGGTTGCGTTGCTCTTCCCCTGAGAGTGTGTCGGGCGTCCTTTTCAGCGATGCCGAGCTGCGACGTTGTCAGCCCCCGCAAATCCACACGGCCGTGGCGCGGGTCCGAAGCGCCGTCGGAAATAATGTCCTGCTCCGGTGCGGGACCATCGGGGTGCCCATTCCTGACCTGACGTGGCGGAGGGCGGATAAGCGAGTTCTGAATGGAACGG TCCAGCAGGAAACATCCAAAGATGGCATCACCTGGTCCATCCTCAGTGTTCCAGCCGTGTCCTATCGCGATTCCGGGAAATACATATGCAAAGCGACAAACTACGCCGGGAACGCCGAAGCTGTCATTTCTTTAGTGGTATCCAATTCTCCAAAACAGGAAGGCAATCAAACCGGCAATGAGAAGAAggccaaagtgaaaaaatcCAACCCGGTTGGAAAAGCAGCTTACCAGGAGAAACTGGTTGCCCGATACGTGGTGCCAACCTCCCTCCCTACGTCTCCACCGCCGGTCTTGGATCCTGTCCTTCCACTTGAAATTGCCGACCCCAGTTTGGACAATCCCGGTCTTTCCCCCGACCCGTCTGCATCGTCCAACTCAGACACGCTGCTGGATCTGGAAAAGACCAACCTCAGCAACCTGGCTGCAAACACCTCATCTCTGCAGCAAGACCCAGACCGGGTGGTCCGCTCAGTGAAGGTAGTAGGGGACACGGACAATACAATCTCCCTCAACTGGCGAGCTCCCAAGGCCAAGAACACGACGGCCTTTAGCGTTCTATATGCCGTGTTCGGGGAGAGAGACATGAGGAAGATCAATGTGGGGGCGGGCCAGAATAGGGTGACCATCGAAGGCCTCGTGCCCAGAACCAAGTACATCGCCTGCGTATGCGTGAGGGGGCTCATACCCAAGAAGGAACAGTGTGTCATCTTCTCCACGGATGAGGCAGCCAGCGCGACTGGCACCCAGAAGCTGATCAATGTGATCGTGATCACCGTGGCTTGCATCATCGCCGTACCCCTCACCGTCATCGTGTGTTGCGGCGCCCTGAAGAGACGCATCCAGAAgtactggggaaaaaaatccaaggaCATCCAAGATTCCTATGTGACTTTTGAGACATTGTCACCCGGCACCAAAGCCAAAGGGCTAGAAGGGGAATACTTGAACAGACTTAACCCGGAAGAGTCCAATAGATTGCTGTCGGCCCGCTCCAGCCTTGACTCGGAGGCCACGGCTAAAATCGAAGGACAGCCTAACGAGTACTTCTGCTGA
- the lrit2 gene encoding leucine-rich repeat, immunoglobulin-like domain and transmembrane domain-containing protein 2 isoform X1, giving the protein MQTMDRICYLLVIVLFYFQRSESFSQCLRGCSCIEDRHGRSLICMEENTFGVTPENIPHDMTKIRIEKSHFTEIKRGAFIRASGLENLWLNFNDITLINSKALEGLGNLTELRLEGNKLRSVPWTAFEDTPSLKILDLKHNQLDVLPEHALKNLPHLTYLDLSFNRLTVISKEVFQNWPLYQKLQSEEKQEASSSGPNVVLALHDNAWLCDCRLKGFVEFTRSLSPPIILMNSYLTCSGPDFRAGKFFHEVELQACVKPVVTTSLANLSLPLGTNITLRCLAKARPEPAVWWTYGLKIIRGFHESQERVDEDTIRSLLVIPSVHLADRGVYTCSAVNFIGNSSANIQVDILSPDGAQSAPLPHLPADDENIYIDIRIAKQTVRGIAVEWFAVLDHPDQTWFTVHLGQANSDKKETISIGPGIRSYSVSDLMPATKYEICVTLKNQTPRPGQCLVFVTGSDITEMEQREKLIHIVVIVLAMVLAVPIGMYACTTDTKFTCLESLMAFWKRQRSERGSAGLERERNGTFDSLQAASDEGLVRKESSEDRKVRRRSDDRSLKNKADHSRITAELY; this is encoded by the exons ATGCAGACTATGGACAGGATTTGTTACCTGCTTGttatagttttattttatttccaaagaTCTGAAAGTTTCTCTCAGTGTTTGCGAGGGTGCAGCTGTATAGAAGACCGTCATGGAAG GTCCCTCATATGCATGGAGGAGAACACGTTTGGAGTCACACCAGAGAATATTCCCCATGATATGACCAAAATCAGAATAGAAAAATCCCACTTCACTGAAATCAAGCGCGGGGCTTTCATCAGAGCGTCCGGCTTGGAGAACCTGTGGTTGAACTTCAACGACATCACCCTGATTAACTCGAAGGCTTTGGAAGGTTTAggcaacctcactgagctccgCCTAGAAGGGAACAAGCTGCGCTCCGTACCATGGACAGCGTTCGAGGACACCCCGAGTCTAAAGATCCTGGACCTGAAGCACAACCAGCTAGATGTGCTGCCAGAACATGCGTTAAAAAATTTGCCCCATCTGACTTACTTAGACTTATCCTTCAATCGGCTTACGGTCATATCCAAGGAGGTCTTCCAAAACTGGCCTCTGTACCAAAAACTGCAGAGCGAGGAGAAGCAAGAGGCAAGCTCTTCCGGGCCGAACGTCGTCTTGGCGCTCCACGACAATGCCTGGCTATGCGACTGCCGACTCAAGGGCTTCGTGGAGTTCACCCGCTCCCTCAGCCCCCCGATTATCCTGATGAACTCCTACTTGACCTGCTCCGGTCCGGACTTTAGGGCCGGCAAGTTCTTTCACGAGGTGGAGCTGCAGGCTTGTGTGAAGCCCGTGGTCACCACCTCGTTGGCCAACCTCAGCCTACCGCTGGGCACCAACATCACGCTGCGCTGCCTCGCCAAAGCTAGGCCAGAACCTGCAGTGTGGTGGACATATGGTCTGAAGATAATCAGAGGATTTCATG AGTCTCAGGAGAGGGTGGATGAAGACACCATCAGATCCCTCTTGGTGATCCCGTCGGTCCATCTGGCCGATCGGGGCGTCTACACGTGCAGTGCTGTCAACTTCATCGGAAACTCCTCGGCCAACATCCAGGTGGACATCCTCTCTCCGGATGGCGCCCAGTCGGCGCCTCTTCCCCACCTCCCAGCAGATGACGAGAACATCTACATCGACATCCGCATCGCCAAACAGACGGTGCGTGGCATCGCCGTCGAGTGGTTTGCCGTCTTGGACCACCCTGACCAGACGTGGTTCACCGTCCATTTGGGCCAAGCCAACAGTGACAAGAAGGAGACTATCTCCATCGGCCCGGGCATCCGTTCGTACTCCGTCTCTGACCTGATGCCCGCCACCAAATACGAAATCTGCGTGACGCTCAAGAACCAGACGCCGCGGCCAGGCCAGTGCTTGGTGTTTGTCACGGGAAGCGACATCACGGAGATGGAGCAGCGGGAGAAGCTGATCCACATCGTGGTGATCGTACTGGCCATGGTTCTGGCCGTGCCCATCGGCATGTACGCCTGCACCACCGACACCAAGTTCACCTGCCTGGAAAGCCTGATGGCGTTTTGGAAGAGGCAACGCAGCGAGAGAGGATCGGCCGGCTTGGAGCGCGAGAGGAACGGCACCTTCGACAGCCTGCAGGCGGCCAGCGACGAGGGCCTGGTCCGGAAAGAGTCCAGTGAGGACAGGAAGGTGAGGCGGAGGTCCGATGACAGGTCGCTTAAGAACAAGGCCGACCACAGCAGAATCACTGCAGAACTCTACTAA